From the genome of Streptacidiphilus rugosus AM-16, one region includes:
- a CDS encoding urease accessory protein UreF, translated as MAVHPALLVLADGRFPAGGHAHSGGVEAAVRAGRVHDAVSLEAFCTGRLRTVGLTSAALAAAAASGLDLLALDEAAEARTPSPALRAVSRRLGRQLLRAARAAWPDPSLDALARELPGGGHQAVVLGLVAAVAGLLPEDAATAVAYESVSGPVTACVRLIGLDPFRATAVLATLAEPIGEVGRTAVAAAAEASRTGDLDLLPTAGAPLLDLHAEQHAAWPVRLFAS; from the coding sequence ATGGCAGTGCATCCGGCCCTCCTGGTCCTCGCCGACGGGCGTTTCCCCGCCGGGGGGCACGCGCACTCCGGCGGCGTCGAGGCGGCGGTCCGGGCCGGCCGGGTGCACGACGCGGTGAGTCTGGAGGCGTTCTGCACCGGACGGCTGCGCACGGTCGGGCTCACCTCGGCCGCGCTGGCGGCGGCCGCCGCCTCGGGCCTCGACCTGCTCGCCCTGGACGAGGCGGCCGAGGCGCGGACGCCCTCCCCGGCGCTGCGCGCCGTGTCCCGGCGGCTCGGCCGGCAACTGCTGCGCGCGGCGCGTGCGGCCTGGCCGGACCCCTCCCTGGACGCCCTCGCGCGCGAACTGCCGGGCGGCGGACACCAGGCGGTCGTCCTCGGGCTGGTCGCCGCGGTGGCCGGACTCCTGCCGGAGGACGCCGCGACGGCGGTGGCCTACGAGTCGGTCTCCGGGCCGGTCACCGCCTGCGTGCGACTGATCGGCCTGGATCCCTTCCGGGCGACCGCCGTCCTGGCCACGCTCGCCGAGCCGATCGGCGAAGTCGGCCGGACCGCCGTCGCAGCCGCTGCCGAGGCGTCCAGAACCGGCGACCTCGACCTCCTGCCGACGGCCGGGGCGCCCCTCCTCGACCTCCACGCCGAACAGCACGCAGCCTGGCCCGTCCGGCTCTTCGCGTCCTGA
- a CDS encoding urease subunit alpha — protein MSGNPEAEGPRAAALTVTRRRYADLYGPTVGDRIRLADTDLLIEVEEDRCGGGDEAVFGGGKVIRESMGQSRVSRAEGAPDTVVTGAVVLDHWGVVKADVGIRDGRITALGKAGNPETMDGVHPDLVIGPETEVIAGNGRILTAGAVDAHVHFICPQLFEEALASGVTTLVGGGTGPAEGSKATTITPGSWHLARMFAAAEQYPVNLGLLGKGNTVSREAMHAQLRGGAVGFKIHEDWGATPAAIDACLRVCEESGAQLALHTDTLNEAGFVQDTLAAIAGRGVHAYHAEGAGGGHAPDIITVVSEPNILPSSTNPTRPHTHNTVAEHLDMLMVCHHLSANVPEDLAFAESRIRPTTIAAEDVLHDLGAISIISSDSQAMGRIGEVVLRTWQTAHVMKRRRGALPGDGRADNRRARRYVAKYTINPALAQGMAEEIGSVEPGKLADLVLWTPAFFGVKPDLVLKGGQIAWAQMGDANASIPTPQPVFPRPMFGGIGRAPSANSLNFTTRWALDDGLPERLAERLGVAKAFTAITDTRAVTKSTMRENSALPGVTVDPDTFTVRIDGDVVEPHPAEELPMAQRYFLF, from the coding sequence ATGAGCGGGAATCCGGAAGCCGAAGGACCGCGCGCGGCGGCCCTGACGGTGACTCGGCGGCGCTACGCCGACCTCTACGGGCCGACCGTCGGGGACCGGATCCGGCTCGCCGACACCGACCTGCTGATCGAGGTCGAGGAGGACCGCTGCGGCGGCGGCGACGAGGCCGTCTTCGGCGGCGGCAAGGTGATCCGCGAGTCCATGGGGCAGAGTCGCGTCTCCCGGGCCGAGGGCGCGCCGGACACGGTCGTCACCGGCGCTGTCGTGCTGGACCACTGGGGCGTCGTCAAGGCCGACGTCGGCATCCGCGACGGCCGGATCACCGCCCTGGGCAAGGCCGGCAACCCCGAGACGATGGACGGCGTCCATCCGGACCTGGTGATCGGCCCAGAGACGGAGGTGATCGCCGGAAACGGCCGGATCCTCACCGCGGGGGCCGTGGACGCGCACGTGCACTTCATCTGCCCGCAGCTCTTCGAGGAGGCGCTCGCCTCCGGGGTGACCACCCTGGTCGGCGGCGGGACCGGCCCGGCCGAGGGCTCGAAGGCGACGACGATCACGCCAGGTTCCTGGCACCTGGCCCGGATGTTCGCGGCGGCGGAGCAGTACCCGGTCAACCTCGGACTGCTCGGCAAGGGCAACACGGTCTCCAGGGAGGCGATGCACGCGCAACTGCGCGGTGGCGCCGTCGGGTTCAAGATCCACGAGGACTGGGGTGCGACGCCCGCCGCGATCGACGCGTGCCTGCGCGTCTGCGAGGAGAGCGGCGCACAGCTGGCGCTGCACACGGACACGCTGAACGAGGCCGGATTCGTCCAGGACACCCTGGCCGCGATCGCCGGACGCGGGGTCCACGCCTACCACGCGGAGGGCGCGGGCGGCGGGCACGCGCCGGACATCATCACCGTCGTCTCCGAGCCGAACATCCTGCCCAGCTCCACCAATCCGACCCGCCCGCACACCCACAACACGGTGGCGGAGCACCTCGACATGCTGATGGTCTGCCACCATCTGAGCGCGAACGTGCCGGAGGACCTGGCCTTCGCCGAGTCGAGGATCCGGCCGACCACGATCGCGGCGGAGGACGTGCTGCACGACCTGGGCGCGATCTCGATCATCAGCTCGGACTCGCAGGCCATGGGCCGGATCGGCGAGGTGGTGCTGCGCACCTGGCAGACAGCGCACGTGATGAAGCGACGCCGCGGCGCGCTGCCCGGCGACGGGCGCGCGGACAACCGGCGTGCGCGCCGCTACGTGGCCAAGTACACGATCAATCCCGCGCTGGCCCAGGGCATGGCCGAGGAGATCGGCTCGGTGGAGCCGGGGAAGCTCGCCGACCTGGTGCTGTGGACGCCGGCCTTCTTCGGGGTGAAGCCCGATCTGGTGCTCAAGGGAGGGCAGATCGCCTGGGCCCAGATGGGGGACGCGAACGCCTCCATCCCGACCCCGCAGCCGGTGTTCCCCCGTCCCATGTTCGGCGGCATCGGGCGCGCTCCCTCGGCCAACTCGCTGAACTTCACCACCCGGTGGGCGCTCGACGACGGCCTGCCCGAGCGGCTCGCGGAGCGGCTCGGTGTGGCCAAGGCCTTCACGGCGATCACCGACACCCGGGCCGTGACCAAGAGCACGATGCGCGAGAACAGCGCCCTGCCCGGGGTCACCGTCGATCCTGACACCTTCACCGTGCGGATCGACGGCGACGTGGTCGAACCGCACCCGGCCGAGGAACTGCCCATGGCCCAGCGGTACTTCCTGTTCTGA
- a CDS encoding urease subunit beta — MIPGELLLGEGDVALNVGRAVTVLTVLNTADRPVQVGSHYHFAEANPGLDFDRAAARGLRLNIPAGTAVRFEPGIPARVELVPLGGRREVLGLRGGTAGPLDGPEEAR, encoded by the coding sequence CTGATCCCAGGTGAACTGCTGCTCGGCGAGGGCGATGTCGCGCTCAACGTCGGGCGGGCGGTGACCGTGCTCACCGTCCTCAACACCGCCGACCGCCCGGTGCAGGTCGGCTCGCACTACCACTTCGCCGAGGCCAATCCGGGCCTCGACTTCGACCGCGCCGCCGCGCGCGGGCTCAGACTCAACATCCCCGCAGGGACCGCGGTCCGCTTCGAACCCGGCATCCCGGCCCGGGTGGAGCTGGTGCCGCTGGGCGGCCGCCGCGAGGTGCTGGGTCTGCGCGGCGGGACGGCCGGTCCCCTGGACGGGCCGGAGGAGGCGCGATGA
- a CDS encoding urease subunit gamma, producing the protein MRLTPHEQERLLIHVAADVASARRARGLRLNHPEALAILTVHVLEGARDGRTVAELMESGRSVLGRADVMEGVPEMIPDVQVEATFPDGTKLVTLHEPIH; encoded by the coding sequence ATGAGACTCACCCCGCACGAGCAGGAACGACTGCTCATCCATGTGGCCGCCGACGTCGCCTCCGCCCGCAGAGCGCGCGGGCTGAGGCTCAACCATCCCGAGGCGCTCGCGATCCTGACCGTCCATGTGCTGGAGGGCGCCCGCGACGGGCGGACCGTCGCCGAACTGATGGAGTCGGGGCGTTCGGTGCTGGGCCGCGCGGACGTGATGGAGGGCGTGCCGGAGATGATCCCCGACGTCCAGGTCGAGGCGACCTTCCCCGACGGCACCAAGCTCGTCACCCTGCACGAGCCCATCCACTGA
- a CDS encoding RNA-binding S4 domain-containing protein, whose amino-acid sequence MTQELPTAPVRVDAWIWSVRLAKTRSAAGAACRAGHVRVNGERAKPAQPVKPGDEVRLRQEGRERIVIVQRTVVKRVGAPVAAECLIDKSPPPPPRELLAALPVRDRGAGRPTKRERRETDRLKGL is encoded by the coding sequence ATGACTCAGGAGCTTCCCACCGCGCCGGTGCGGGTCGACGCCTGGATCTGGTCGGTGCGGCTCGCCAAGACCCGGTCCGCGGCCGGGGCCGCCTGCCGGGCCGGGCACGTCCGGGTGAACGGCGAGCGGGCCAAGCCCGCGCAGCCGGTGAAGCCCGGCGACGAGGTGCGGCTGCGGCAGGAGGGCCGGGAGCGCATCGTGATCGTCCAGCGGACCGTCGTCAAGCGGGTCGGCGCGCCGGTCGCCGCCGAGTGCCTGATCGACAAGAGCCCGCCGCCCCCGCCCCGCGAGCTGCTCGCCGCGCTGCCGGTCCGCGACCGCGGCGCGGGCCGGCCCACCAAGCGCGAACGGCGCGAGACGGACCGGCTCAAGGGGCTCTGA
- a CDS encoding SAM-dependent methyltransferase: protein MDESWDWATGEDGGDAARHTELRTDIPHPARMYDYYLGGKDNFPADRVAAEQVVKLLPTAPAGARANRRFLGRAVRYAGSLGIRQFLDIGTGIPTANNTHEVAQLLAPDARVVYVDNDPMVLTHARALLSSTPEGRTAYVDADFHDPASILNAPATKELLDFDEPVALLVVALLHFLPDGDDPYGLLDRYKQMLPAGSALILSHGSGDFLSPEVAEAVTRVYSGSGLHIASRSHDEILRFASGHGWEPVAPGVVPVNEWHAGAEDVSDDDRALTAEDVAGYGVVSVKRA, encoded by the coding sequence GTGGACGAGAGCTGGGACTGGGCCACGGGTGAGGACGGCGGGGACGCCGCGCGCCACACGGAGCTGCGCACCGACATCCCGCACCCGGCGCGGATGTACGACTACTACCTCGGCGGCAAGGACAACTTCCCCGCCGACCGGGTCGCCGCCGAGCAGGTCGTCAAACTGCTGCCGACCGCACCGGCCGGCGCGCGGGCCAACCGGCGCTTCCTCGGCCGCGCGGTGCGCTACGCGGGCTCCCTGGGGATCCGTCAGTTCCTCGACATCGGCACCGGGATCCCGACGGCGAACAACACCCACGAGGTCGCGCAGCTGCTCGCGCCCGACGCGCGGGTGGTCTACGTGGACAACGACCCGATGGTGCTGACCCACGCCCGCGCACTGCTCAGCAGCACGCCCGAGGGCCGTACCGCCTACGTCGACGCGGACTTCCACGACCCGGCGTCGATCCTCAACGCCCCGGCGACGAAGGAACTGCTGGACTTCGACGAGCCGGTGGCCCTGCTCGTGGTGGCGCTGCTGCACTTCCTGCCCGACGGCGACGACCCGTACGGCCTGCTCGACCGGTACAAGCAGATGCTTCCGGCCGGCAGCGCGCTGATCCTCTCCCACGGCAGCGGCGACTTCCTCTCGCCCGAGGTGGCCGAGGCGGTGACCCGCGTCTACAGCGGTTCGGGCCTGCACATCGCCTCGCGCTCGCACGACGAGATCCTGCGCTTCGCCTCCGGCCACGGCTGGGAGCCGGTCGCTCCCGGGGTGGTCCCGGTCAACGAGTGGCACGCGGGCGCGGAGGACGTCAGCGACGACGACCGTGCCCTGACCGCGGAGGACGTCGCCGGCTACGGCGTGGTCTCGGTCAAGCGGGCCTGA
- a CDS encoding MmcQ/YjbR family DNA-binding protein, with protein MHHGSFTPGQLRSYCLEFNGSEETFPFNPETSVFKVGGKMFALVELDGAPPLTVSLKCDPELAVRLREEHPAITGGWHLNKRHWNSVLLDGSLPERLVHEMIEDSYDLVVSSLPRRQQLLLDWPGTRRRERDGE; from the coding sequence ATGCATCACGGATCTTTCACGCCCGGTCAACTTCGTTCCTATTGCCTTGAATTCAACGGATCTGAAGAAACTTTCCCCTTCAATCCCGAGACTTCCGTCTTCAAGGTGGGTGGAAAGATGTTCGCGCTCGTCGAGTTGGACGGTGCGCCGCCACTCACTGTGAGCCTCAAGTGCGATCCCGAACTCGCCGTCCGACTGAGGGAGGAACACCCGGCGATCACCGGCGGGTGGCACCTGAACAAGCGCCACTGGAACAGCGTGCTGCTGGACGGCTCGCTGCCGGAACGGCTGGTCCACGAGATGATCGAGGACTCCTACGACCTGGTCGTCTCCTCACTGCCGCGCAGGCAGCAACTGCTCCTGGACTGGCCCGGCACACGACGGCGTGAGCGCGACGGGGAGTGA